A DNA window from Coriobacteriia bacterium contains the following coding sequences:
- a CDS encoding glycosyltransferase family 4 protein — translation MRVLYIHQFFADRESSLGLIRSYEFSRRLIEAGHEVVMVSSSSRLPASFSERLFARGDVDGIDVRSVRVDYSNYMGYGRRILSFLKFMFGATWLAASAPRPDVVIATSTPLTVGFPGWAAAALRRAPFVFEVRDLWPEAAFQMGALRRRGLLGRLAKALERFLYRRSAAVIALSPGMAAGVVEEGVPSGRVHMIPNCCDLDLFSPGGKDPELVARFGLEGRFVAGYAGAVGPSNALEAQVPEAARVLRDRGRDDVVFLIVGEGRSLSALRAEVQRLGVGDGVVLAGPMPKRDIPRVTRTADALMTLFADVPILATNSPNKFFDALASGRPVIVNSGGWTRDIVTEEEAGLYVPPGDGTALADAVERLADDAELTERLGRNARRVAEQRYGRDLQAALFIGVLEEAAGSRGGGDRRA, via the coding sequence GTGCGGGTCCTCTACATCCACCAGTTCTTCGCCGACCGCGAGTCCTCCCTCGGGCTGATCCGCTCCTACGAGTTCTCACGCCGTCTCATCGAGGCGGGGCACGAGGTCGTCATGGTCTCCAGCTCCTCGCGCCTCCCGGCGAGCTTCTCGGAGCGGCTGTTCGCGCGCGGCGACGTCGACGGGATCGACGTGCGCTCGGTGCGCGTCGACTACTCCAACTACATGGGGTACGGGAGGCGCATCCTGTCGTTCCTGAAGTTCATGTTCGGAGCCACCTGGCTCGCGGCCAGCGCCCCGCGCCCCGACGTCGTCATCGCCACCTCCACGCCCCTTACCGTCGGCTTCCCGGGTTGGGCGGCCGCCGCGCTGCGCCGCGCGCCCTTCGTGTTCGAGGTCCGCGACCTGTGGCCGGAGGCAGCCTTCCAGATGGGCGCCCTGCGCCGCCGCGGGCTCCTCGGCCGGCTCGCGAAGGCGCTGGAGCGCTTCCTGTACCGGCGTTCGGCCGCGGTGATCGCGCTCTCGCCGGGAATGGCCGCCGGAGTGGTGGAGGAGGGCGTCCCCTCCGGACGCGTGCACATGATCCCGAACTGCTGCGACCTCGACCTCTTCTCGCCCGGTGGGAAGGACCCGGAGCTGGTCGCGCGGTTCGGCCTCGAGGGCCGGTTCGTCGCGGGCTACGCCGGAGCCGTCGGCCCCAGCAACGCGCTGGAAGCGCAGGTGCCCGAGGCCGCCCGCGTCCTGCGGGACCGGGGACGTGACGACGTCGTCTTCCTCATCGTCGGCGAGGGCAGGAGCCTCTCGGCCCTTCGCGCCGAGGTGCAGCGCCTCGGTGTGGGCGACGGTGTCGTGCTCGCCGGACCGATGCCCAAGCGCGACATCCCGCGCGTCACCCGCACCGCCGACGCCCTCATGACGCTCTTCGCCGACGTGCCCATCCTGGCCACCAACTCGCCGAACAAGTTCTTCGACGCGCTCGCCTCGGGCAGACCGGTCATCGTGAACTCGGGAGGGTGGACCAGGGACATCGTGACCGAGGAGGAAGCCGGGCTGTACGTGCCCCCGGGCGACGGGACGGCTCTGGCCGACGCGGTCGAGCGGCTGGCGGACGACGCCGAGCTCACCGAGCGCCTCGGCCGCAACGCGCGGCGGGTCGCCGAGCAGCGCTACGGCCGCGATCTGCAGGCGGCGCTCTTCATCGGAGTGCTGGAGGAGGCAGCCGGCTCGAGGGGCGGCGGAGACCGGCGCGCCTGA
- a CDS encoding O-antigen ligase family protein gives MRTPRIAPWAAAGLLLGSAGGVAVTNGALSPAAAAVALAAAAIAGVVVWRVEYAPALIALTLPLDAAGRVYQGSVTITLFHLALLLSLVSWGVRVWHEPRRWLRFSALDAGVFALLAAVVWSLPHSLNPGGTAVSLVRLVFLALFTLLYANVVRDSAGVRRLLAAVGVTGVATSALVLFQYRFPEIAPGNMSVVAKVGGTKVTRVSGFFEDPNYLAGFLTVVIVASLAEAVHARGGRRASVWLGVFALSSAALVVTLSRTGWVAVLVGIAVVVLTAPRRRRVPLAVVTALVGALLVTSASETIVARFASITDVGTDRSVATRALMLESTVDIIERHWVWGTGLNAYERAYVQYRRPGSHASVLRPHQLPLAMWAEMGLAGLFAEVLLIGAALRQFVRRRTRGWTMPETLALAGVLTLLVQTLFQYYLYFEYLWLFLALCVIARRLAENEEASYA, from the coding sequence GTGCGGACCCCGAGAATCGCCCCCTGGGCGGCCGCGGGGCTGCTGCTCGGCTCGGCGGGGGGTGTGGCCGTCACCAACGGGGCGCTCTCTCCGGCGGCGGCCGCGGTCGCGCTGGCCGCCGCGGCGATCGCCGGGGTGGTCGTCTGGCGCGTCGAGTACGCTCCGGCGCTGATCGCCCTCACGCTCCCGCTCGACGCCGCCGGGCGCGTCTACCAGGGCTCCGTGACGATCACGCTCTTCCACCTGGCGCTGCTGCTCTCGCTGGTGTCGTGGGGGGTCCGCGTGTGGCACGAGCCGCGCCGCTGGTTGCGCTTCTCCGCGCTGGACGCCGGCGTGTTCGCGCTGCTGGCCGCGGTCGTGTGGTCGCTGCCCCACTCGCTGAACCCCGGCGGGACCGCCGTGTCGCTCGTGCGGCTCGTCTTCCTGGCGCTGTTCACGCTGCTCTACGCCAACGTCGTCCGGGACTCCGCGGGTGTGAGGCGCCTGCTCGCCGCCGTGGGAGTCACGGGGGTGGCGACCTCGGCGCTCGTGCTCTTCCAGTACCGCTTCCCCGAGATCGCGCCAGGCAACATGAGCGTGGTCGCCAAGGTCGGCGGCACCAAGGTCACCCGCGTGAGCGGGTTCTTCGAAGACCCGAACTACCTCGCGGGCTTCCTGACGGTGGTGATCGTGGCCTCTCTCGCCGAGGCCGTTCACGCCCGGGGCGGGCGGCGCGCTTCCGTGTGGCTCGGCGTCTTCGCGCTCTCCTCGGCGGCGCTCGTGGTCACGCTCTCGCGCACCGGCTGGGTCGCCGTGCTGGTGGGCATCGCCGTGGTCGTCCTGACCGCGCCGAGACGGCGACGCGTCCCGCTTGCGGTGGTGACGGCGCTCGTCGGCGCGCTGCTGGTCACCTCCGCGTCGGAGACGATCGTCGCGCGGTTCGCCTCGATCACGGACGTGGGGACGGACCGGTCCGTGGCGACCCGGGCGCTCATGCTCGAGTCCACCGTCGACATCATCGAGCGACACTGGGTGTGGGGGACAGGCCTCAACGCCTACGAGCGAGCCTACGTGCAGTACCGCCGTCCCGGCTCGCACGCCAGCGTCCTGCGGCCCCACCAGCTGCCCCTGGCGATGTGGGCCGAGATGGGTCTTGCGGGCCTGTTCGCGGAGGTCCTGCTCATAGGGGCGGCGCTGCGGCAGTTCGTGAGGCGAAGGACGCGCGGGTGGACGATGCCGGAGACCCTCGCGCTGGCCGGCGTGCTCACCCTGCTCGTCCAGACGCTGTTCCAGTACTATCTGTACTTCGAGTACCTGTGGCTGTTCCTGGCGCTGTGCGTGATCGCGCGGCGCCTCGCAGAGAACGAGGAGGCTTCATATGCCTGA
- a CDS encoding glycosyltransferase, translating into MDQQPRSTAALAASEPVRRTGVCVRVNNAYTHDLRVRREAETLAAGGYDVVVVADAGAGLPSEETAGGVRVRRVGRTSRIPFASLVRPLAEEGADVYHAHDVDSLLPCFLAARRAGAKLVYDSHELWSGHARDKVHAKRRALVALEGPLLRRADALLTASPAYTEEIVRRYGYEGPAETLLNAPRHFPDEELAAAWAERDASEEVRIRYVGVFQHGRGAVPLIASLAHLPVDHVVELIGPIPQPDYETAIREAAAPFGDRVRFLGVIPPEEIVPALAAAHVSAVTIEPHSLSYRLTAPNKLFDSFMAGTPVVASEMPTISRFVRETGAGVLADVTDPADIARAVLAVLARAAGYARAARAAALRYNWETEREKLLGLYERLTGA; encoded by the coding sequence GTGGACCAGCAGCCCCGATCGACCGCGGCACTCGCCGCCTCGGAGCCCGTGCGCCGCACCGGAGTCTGCGTCCGCGTGAACAACGCCTACACGCACGACCTGCGGGTGCGCCGCGAGGCCGAGACGCTCGCCGCGGGCGGCTACGACGTCGTGGTGGTAGCCGACGCCGGGGCCGGCCTGCCCTCCGAGGAGACCGCGGGCGGCGTGCGCGTGCGGCGCGTCGGCAGGACGAGCCGCATCCCGTTCGCGAGCCTGGTGCGCCCGCTGGCCGAGGAGGGTGCGGACGTCTACCACGCCCACGACGTCGACTCGCTGCTGCCCTGCTTCCTCGCCGCGCGCCGCGCAGGCGCCAAGCTCGTCTACGACTCGCACGAGCTGTGGAGCGGGCACGCCCGCGACAAGGTGCACGCCAAGCGCCGCGCGCTGGTCGCGCTCGAGGGTCCGCTGTTGCGCCGTGCGGACGCGCTGCTGACCGCATCGCCCGCCTACACGGAGGAGATCGTGCGGCGCTACGGCTACGAAGGGCCGGCCGAGACGCTGCTCAACGCGCCGCGCCACTTCCCCGACGAGGAGCTTGCGGCCGCCTGGGCCGAGCGCGACGCGTCCGAGGAGGTACGCATCCGCTACGTGGGCGTCTTCCAGCACGGGCGCGGGGCGGTGCCGCTCATCGCCTCGCTCGCGCACCTGCCCGTCGACCACGTCGTCGAGCTCATAGGCCCCATCCCGCAGCCCGACTACGAGACGGCGATACGCGAGGCGGCGGCGCCCTTCGGCGATCGCGTGCGGTTCCTCGGCGTGATCCCTCCCGAGGAGATCGTGCCGGCGCTGGCCGCGGCGCACGTCTCGGCGGTGACGATCGAGCCCCACTCGCTGTCCTACCGCCTGACGGCGCCCAACAAGCTCTTCGACTCGTTCATGGCCGGCACGCCGGTGGTCGCCTCGGAGATGCCGACGATCTCGCGCTTCGTGCGTGAGACGGGCGCCGGAGTGCTGGCCGACGTGACCGACCCCGCGGACATCGCGCGCGCCGTGCTCGCCGTGCTTGCTCGCGCCGCAGGGTACGCCCGCGCGGCCCGCGCGGCGGCCCTGCGCTACAACTGGGAGACCGAGCGGGAGAAGCTCCTCGGCTTGTACGAGCGGCTCACGGGAGCCTAG
- a CDS encoding glycosyltransferase, whose product MASMSPSTPRRLLLVTYEFPPSAGGGVQRLAKLAKHLPRHGWRVTVVAAEPIEGRPRDETLLADVSEARVVRLPARDVGAGVARAISPVKRLVRRRGASEQGRRTSGSASSASGVPLSTRLARWVAVPDTAVRWAAGVEAAARRLHAEEPFDAVLASGPPYSGVAAAASAGRALSVPFVADMRDAWLVNPSVRWPTAWHAHRSQALERATLAAADAVTAVSEVIAEEARSLGARRVLVVPNGFDPEDLPPRAPDRAGPLRLAFMGRLYRALDPATLVEGLGLALRGGRLGEGFAVDVVGPPSAEAEALVRRHGLGEVVRFHGFKPHAEALGVVAAADAALVSVGQRPGAEGIYTGKLFEYVGMGVPVLLVGPADGVAARLLHEAGAGRVTRPGDAPALAEAVASLAEEKRSGGIRSEPDLAVVARFERGRQAAQVAAVLDSLAGCPAEERSEVSPGG is encoded by the coding sequence ATGGCCAGCATGAGCCCCTCCACGCCGAGGAGACTCCTCCTCGTCACCTACGAGTTCCCTCCGTCCGCCGGAGGGGGCGTCCAGCGCCTCGCGAAACTCGCCAAGCACCTGCCCCGGCACGGGTGGCGCGTCACCGTGGTCGCCGCCGAGCCCATCGAGGGGCGGCCCCGCGACGAGACGCTGCTGGCCGACGTGAGTGAGGCCCGGGTGGTCCGGCTGCCGGCCCGGGACGTGGGAGCGGGCGTCGCGCGAGCCATCTCGCCGGTCAAGCGGCTGGTGCGCAGGCGCGGCGCGTCGGAGCAGGGGCGGCGCACCTCCGGCTCCGCGTCCTCGGCGAGTGGCGTGCCGCTGAGCACGCGGCTGGCGCGGTGGGTCGCCGTGCCGGACACGGCGGTGCGCTGGGCGGCCGGCGTCGAGGCGGCCGCGCGCCGCCTGCACGCCGAGGAGCCCTTCGACGCGGTGCTGGCCTCCGGCCCGCCGTACTCGGGCGTGGCCGCCGCCGCTTCCGCCGGACGCGCCCTGAGCGTGCCCTTCGTGGCGGACATGCGCGACGCGTGGCTCGTCAACCCCAGCGTGCGCTGGCCCACCGCGTGGCACGCGCACCGCTCCCAGGCGCTGGAGCGCGCGACACTGGCGGCCGCCGACGCCGTCACGGCCGTCTCCGAGGTGATCGCCGAGGAGGCCCGCTCGCTGGGCGCGCGGCGCGTACTCGTGGTGCCCAACGGGTTCGACCCCGAGGACCTCCCCCCGCGCGCCCCGGACCGTGCCGGGCCGCTGCGCCTCGCGTTCATGGGACGCCTGTACCGCGCCCTGGATCCCGCGACGCTCGTCGAAGGACTCGGGCTCGCCCTGCGGGGGGGCCGGCTCGGCGAGGGATTCGCGGTCGACGTGGTCGGCCCGCCCTCCGCGGAGGCCGAAGCGCTGGTCCGGCGGCACGGCCTCGGCGAGGTCGTGCGCTTCCACGGCTTCAAGCCCCACGCCGAGGCGCTCGGCGTCGTGGCCGCCGCCGACGCCGCGCTGGTCTCGGTCGGTCAACGTCCGGGTGCGGAAGGCATCTACACAGGCAAGCTCTTCGAGTACGTCGGGATGGGAGTGCCCGTCCTGCTCGTCGGGCCGGCCGACGGCGTGGCTGCCCGGTTGCTGCACGAGGCGGGAGCCGGCCGGGTGACCCGGCCGGGGGACGCGCCGGCCCTCGCCGAGGCGGTGGCGTCGCTCGCCGAGGAGAAGCGCTCGGGCGGGATCCGCTCGGAGCCCGACCTCGCGGTGGTCGCGCGCTTCGAGCGAGGACGGCAGGCGGCGCAGGTCGCCGCCGTGCTCGACTCGCTGGCCGGGTGTCCGGCGGAGGAACGATCGGAGGTGTCACCGGGTGGCTGA
- a CDS encoding UDP-glucose/GDP-mannose dehydrogenase family protein, with the protein MAQLTVVGTGYVGLVTGTCLAHSGHEVTCVDIDPAKVEALSAGRATIHEPGIEDLLAEGVESGRLRFATPAAGWGELIGDVTFIAVGTPMSGNGAADLSQVRSCVEEIVGAADRPFTLVMKSTVPPGTGAALMERYLSRARVRVGYVSNPEFLREGRAVEDWHRTDRVVLGGRDPEDLAVVSALYQDVDAPVLATDVASAETIKYASNAFLSTKISFINEIANVCDCVGADIDSVARGIGLDKRIGPHFLHAGIGYGGSCFPKDTRALDFISTLNGYQFDLLKAVIDVNNRQRLLPVIHLSRALRDLHHCRVAVLGLSFKPMTDDIRESPALDIIPLLVEEGAEVTAYDPVAAEADLGGARRCATVWEALEGASAAVLVTEWDEFVGLDWPRVRSVMRDPAIVFDGRDALRAEDVTAAGLTYMAVGREGAHRT; encoded by the coding sequence TTGGCACAGCTCACGGTCGTGGGAACGGGTTACGTCGGCCTCGTGACCGGTACCTGCCTGGCTCACTCGGGCCACGAGGTCACCTGCGTCGACATCGACCCCGCCAAGGTCGAGGCGCTCTCCGCGGGGAGGGCCACCATCCACGAGCCTGGCATCGAGGACCTGCTCGCCGAGGGCGTCGAGAGCGGCCGCCTCCGCTTCGCCACTCCCGCCGCCGGATGGGGCGAGCTGATCGGCGACGTGACCTTCATCGCGGTGGGGACCCCGATGTCGGGCAACGGCGCCGCGGACCTCTCCCAGGTGCGCTCGTGCGTCGAGGAGATCGTCGGCGCCGCGGACCGCCCGTTCACACTGGTCATGAAGTCCACCGTCCCGCCCGGCACCGGCGCGGCGCTCATGGAGCGGTACCTGTCGCGGGCACGGGTCCGGGTGGGCTACGTGTCGAACCCGGAGTTCCTGCGCGAGGGACGCGCCGTCGAGGACTGGCACCGCACCGACCGGGTCGTGCTCGGCGGCCGGGACCCCGAGGACCTCGCCGTCGTCTCGGCCCTATACCAGGACGTGGACGCCCCCGTGCTCGCCACGGACGTGGCGAGCGCCGAGACGATCAAGTACGCGAGCAACGCGTTCCTGTCGACGAAGATCTCGTTCATCAACGAGATCGCGAACGTGTGCGACTGCGTGGGCGCAGACATCGACTCGGTCGCCCGGGGTATCGGCCTGGACAAGCGCATCGGACCTCACTTCCTGCACGCGGGCATCGGCTACGGCGGCAGCTGCTTCCCCAAGGACACCCGAGCGCTGGACTTCATCTCCACTCTCAACGGCTATCAGTTCGACTTGCTCAAAGCGGTCATCGACGTGAACAACCGCCAGCGGCTGCTGCCGGTCATCCACCTCTCCCGAGCCCTTCGCGACCTGCACCACTGCCGTGTCGCCGTGCTCGGTCTGTCCTTCAAGCCGATGACCGACGACATCCGCGAGTCCCCGGCGCTGGACATCATCCCGCTGCTGGTCGAGGAGGGCGCCGAGGTCACCGCGTACGACCCGGTCGCCGCCGAGGCGGACCTCGGCGGGGCCAGGCGCTGCGCGACCGTCTGGGAAGCGCTCGAGGGAGCGTCCGCCGCGGTCCTGGTCACCGAGTGGGACGAGTTCGTCGGCTTGGACTGGCCGCGGGTGCGCTCGGTCATGCGCGATCCTGCGATCGTGTTCGACGGCCGCGACGCGCTTCGAGCCGAGGACGTCACGGCGGCGGGCCTCACGTACATGGCGGTCGGGCGCGAGGGCGCTCACCGCACCTGA
- a CDS encoding cell wall-binding repeat-containing protein, with protein sequence MRRVLAFAVALATLSTPLPAAFSLTAPYFEREASGNAAYEAMVIHPEAVYDAAAEKTYVAYQGFGLDPYVAAYDHEDQAWEGPFRVGDNPLIQDFHGGPSIALDAEGYVHVFYGAHNSNIKHVRSLEPNTVSQGWTAAVDVATGTTKRQGTYPQPLLVGDKLMLFYRVRTSNKAYDGAWAVLERAGDGGWTGPRYVIEVRPGMDAWYANFSLGPDGRTVHCAFHWRDIGSPDMSTRYDLYYMRRDPDGRWVDLEGQELPREGLKKTYPDGTPGLDERCKVWDSQGAGVNQMVVRADDEGAPHILFLAERPLPGGDRYDWRYIEGRTIEGTSSVETTFPAEPERITGTDDFFDAGDLDVSGGRTVAYLTTGGVPDPQALPGATNAARGGDIEEWELGAGGEWSLKGPVKRSPDASSRYNDPQIVRTAGGGPPHPDARLMFAEWNNDGANFIHKVFLWGESGFLGREFTPDAWRLAGPNRVETAVAVSRRAFPNGSQTYEAGKRTSAVFVASKSDFPDVLCGGPLAHAYQAPLLLVSKDRLDASVSAEIDRLFSRAGSPEATQSIARKVFILGGEAAVSRKVEDALRAKSKVSVERIAGPDRYATSRSIASKLKARRGGERPTRVVIASGVTFPDALVVSPLAARKAWPILLTRQDSLPSASRDAIAALKPAGSLVVGSEAAVSSAVAGQVANLTGSAPLRKGGPTRYDTALEIARYAQSERVLESERFVLASGEDFPDGLAGGVMAARFRATMLITSRDLNPRFGTLPASTERWVADNAHEVLDVFVLGGEPAVSAQVMNRLMSLLPAPPAPQ encoded by the coding sequence ATGAGGAGAGTCCTGGCGTTCGCCGTCGCGCTCGCGACGCTGTCCACCCCCCTGCCCGCCGCCTTCTCCCTGACCGCTCCCTACTTCGAGCGGGAGGCGTCCGGCAACGCGGCCTACGAGGCCATGGTCATCCACCCCGAAGCGGTCTACGACGCTGCGGCCGAGAAGACCTACGTGGCCTACCAGGGCTTCGGCCTGGACCCCTACGTCGCCGCCTACGACCACGAGGACCAGGCGTGGGAGGGCCCGTTCCGCGTGGGCGACAACCCGCTCATCCAGGACTTCCACGGCGGGCCCTCGATCGCGCTCGACGCCGAGGGCTACGTGCACGTCTTCTACGGCGCCCACAACTCCAACATCAAGCACGTGAGGTCCCTCGAGCCCAACACCGTGTCGCAGGGCTGGACAGCGGCGGTCGACGTCGCCACCGGGACGACCAAGCGTCAAGGGACCTACCCGCAGCCGCTGCTCGTCGGCGACAAGCTGATGCTGTTCTACCGGGTGCGCACCAGCAACAAGGCGTACGACGGCGCGTGGGCGGTTCTCGAGCGGGCGGGGGACGGCGGCTGGACGGGTCCCAGGTACGTGATCGAGGTGCGCCCGGGCATGGACGCCTGGTACGCGAACTTCAGCCTCGGCCCCGACGGCCGTACCGTCCACTGCGCGTTCCACTGGCGCGACATCGGCAGCCCCGACATGTCCACCCGGTACGACCTCTACTACATGCGGCGGGACCCGGACGGGCGGTGGGTCGACCTCGAAGGGCAGGAGCTGCCCCGCGAGGGGCTCAAGAAGACGTATCCGGACGGCACGCCGGGCCTGGACGAGCGCTGCAAGGTGTGGGACTCGCAGGGCGCGGGCGTGAACCAGATGGTCGTGCGCGCCGACGACGAGGGCGCGCCGCACATCCTGTTCCTCGCCGAGCGTCCGCTCCCCGGCGGCGACAGGTACGACTGGCGCTACATCGAGGGGCGCACGATCGAAGGGACGAGTTCGGTCGAGACGACGTTCCCCGCGGAGCCCGAGCGCATCACCGGGACCGACGATTTCTTCGATGCGGGGGACCTGGACGTCTCGGGCGGCAGGACCGTCGCCTACCTCACGACCGGAGGCGTGCCGGACCCGCAGGCGCTGCCCGGGGCGACGAACGCCGCGCGCGGAGGGGACATCGAGGAGTGGGAACTCGGGGCCGGCGGTGAGTGGTCTCTGAAGGGGCCCGTGAAGCGATCGCCGGACGCCTCGTCGCGGTACAACGATCCCCAGATCGTGCGAACGGCAGGCGGCGGACCTCCCCACCCCGATGCGCGCCTGATGTTCGCCGAGTGGAACAACGACGGCGCCAACTTCATCCACAAGGTCTTCCTGTGGGGGGAGAGCGGCTTCCTCGGAAGGGAGTTCACGCCCGACGCGTGGCGGCTCGCCGGCCCGAACAGGGTCGAGACCGCCGTCGCGGTCTCCAGGCGGGCCTTCCCCAACGGGAGCCAGACCTACGAGGCGGGCAAGCGCACGTCGGCCGTGTTCGTGGCGTCCAAGTCGGACTTCCCCGACGTGCTGTGCGGTGGGCCGCTCGCCCACGCGTACCAGGCGCCCCTGCTCCTGGTGAGCAAGGATCGCCTGGACGCCTCGGTCTCGGCGGAGATCGACCGACTCTTCTCCCGGGCGGGGAGTCCCGAGGCCACTCAGAGCATCGCGAGGAAGGTGTTCATCCTCGGCGGAGAGGCCGCCGTGTCCAGGAAGGTGGAGGACGCACTGCGTGCCAAGAGCAAGGTGAGCGTCGAGAGGATCGCCGGCCCCGACAGGTACGCCACGTCCAGGAGCATCGCCTCGAAGCTGAAGGCGCGCCGCGGCGGCGAGCGGCCGACGCGGGTCGTGATCGCCTCGGGCGTGACCTTCCCCGACGCGCTCGTCGTCTCTCCGCTCGCGGCGCGAAAGGCCTGGCCGATCCTGCTCACGAGGCAGGACTCCCTGCCCTCGGCCTCCCGTGACGCGATCGCGGCGCTGAAGCCAGCCGGGTCGCTGGTAGTGGGCAGCGAGGCGGCCGTCTCGTCGGCCGTCGCGGGCCAGGTGGCGAACCTGACCGGCTCGGCCCCGCTGCGCAAGGGCGGTCCGACCCGCTACGACACGGCCCTGGAGATCGCCCGGTACGCCCAGTCGGAGAGGGTGCTGGAGTCCGAGCGCTTCGTTCTGGCCTCGGGCGAGGACTTCCCGGACGGGCTGGCCGGAGGCGTGATGGCGGCCCGCTTCCGCGCCACGATGCTCATCACCTCGCGCGACCTCAACCCGCGGTTCGGCACGCTGCCGGCCTCGACCGAGCGGTGGGTCGCGGACAACGCGCACGAGGTGCTGGACGTCTTCGTCCTCGGCGGCGAGCCGGCGGTCTCCGCGCAGGTGATGAACCGCCTCATGAGCCTGCTGCCGGCGCCGCCGGCGCCGCAGTAG
- a CDS encoding polysaccharide biosynthesis C-terminal domain-containing protein produces MLKDILKGAGTDAAKYFPVRLVPALTSLVTVPVFTRLIGRADYGDFYLVSSATTFAATFATAWITGSAVRFYWPYEKQGREDDYVATTLWSSIASLAVVSALLGAGALVFAGDIPPSVARLIPVGIAGLAFNYLFNVLLQVLRASNRSTAFATLSVAGTVVATAFSVSFVAGPRWGSYGILLGVLLGHAVLIPFCLREVRKEGKLSPRHVRRDVFDEFLRYGIPMVPAAVSAWMLVMSDRYVIGFLRGTAEVGMYSVAYGLGEKVMQLVMMPAVITMAPVMVQTFEKRGQHVAQRVQTQFTRYFSMATFPLLFGLAGAARDFMGIFTGEAYRAAYPILPIVAAGVMCYGLVQIAGNGIALHKRSTIIMSNTLAAAAFNLGANLVLVPVFGYMAAAYTTLASYVALLALTWVRSRPYMSWDIPWLDLGRITAAGLAMWGAIAVTAALLPANIAVLALEAVVGIAAYVAALLGLRALRDDEREFVAELAGKAASRLGFRRATEGAGP; encoded by the coding sequence GTGCTGAAAGACATCCTCAAAGGCGCCGGGACGGACGCCGCCAAGTACTTCCCCGTCAGGCTCGTGCCGGCGCTGACGTCGCTGGTCACGGTGCCCGTCTTCACGCGTCTGATCGGCCGCGCGGACTACGGCGACTTCTACCTCGTCTCCTCGGCCACGACCTTCGCGGCGACCTTCGCGACGGCGTGGATCACCGGCTCGGCGGTGCGCTTCTACTGGCCCTACGAGAAGCAGGGCCGCGAGGACGACTACGTGGCGACGACCCTGTGGTCCTCCATCGCCTCGCTCGCGGTCGTGTCGGCCCTGCTGGGCGCCGGCGCGCTGGTGTTCGCCGGCGACATCCCCCCAAGCGTCGCCCGCCTCATCCCGGTAGGCATCGCCGGGCTCGCCTTCAACTACCTGTTCAACGTGCTCCTGCAGGTCCTGCGCGCATCGAACCGCTCGACGGCGTTCGCGACGCTCTCCGTGGCCGGCACCGTCGTCGCGACCGCGTTCTCGGTGTCCTTCGTCGCGGGGCCGAGGTGGGGCTCGTACGGCATCCTGCTGGGCGTGCTGCTCGGACACGCCGTGCTCATCCCGTTCTGCCTCCGGGAGGTCCGCAAGGAGGGGAAGCTCTCGCCGAGACACGTGCGCCGCGACGTGTTCGACGAGTTCCTGCGCTACGGCATCCCGATGGTGCCGGCCGCCGTCTCCGCCTGGATGCTGGTGATGTCCGACCGCTACGTCATCGGGTTCCTTCGCGGCACGGCCGAGGTGGGCATGTACTCGGTCGCCTACGGCCTCGGCGAGAAGGTCATGCAGCTCGTCATGATGCCCGCGGTCATCACGATGGCCCCGGTCATGGTGCAGACCTTCGAGAAGCGGGGGCAGCACGTCGCGCAGCGCGTGCAGACCCAGTTCACCCGCTACTTCTCGATGGCGACGTTCCCCCTCCTGTTCGGGCTGGCGGGCGCGGCCCGCGACTTCATGGGGATCTTCACCGGCGAGGCGTACCGGGCGGCCTACCCCATCCTCCCGATCGTGGCCGCCGGGGTGATGTGCTACGGGCTCGTGCAGATAGCGGGGAACGGCATCGCGCTGCACAAGCGCTCGACGATCATCATGTCCAACACGCTGGCGGCGGCCGCGTTCAACCTCGGAGCGAACCTGGTCCTCGTGCCGGTCTTCGGCTACATGGCGGCGGCCTACACGACACTCGCCTCCTACGTCGCCCTGCTCGCCCTGACCTGGGTGCGCAGCAGGCCCTACATGTCGTGGGACATCCCCTGGCTCGACCTCGGCCGCATCACGGCCGCCGGGCTCGCGATGTGGGGCGCGATCGCGGTGACCGCGGCGCTGCTGCCCGCCAACATCGCGGTCCTCGCACTCGAAGCGGTGGTGGGCATCGCCGCCTACGTCGCCGCGCTGCTGGGCCTGCGCGCGCTGCGCGACGACGAGCGCGAGTTCGTCGCGGAGCTCGCGGGGAAGGCCGCGAGCCGCCTGGGGTTCCGCCGGGCGACCGAGGGTGCGGGGCCGTGA